In Fibrobacter sp. UWB2, the following are encoded in one genomic region:
- a CDS encoding T9SS type A sorting domain-containing protein: protein MNKKLTIASAILAASAAFAFDTWLGDAPQVETGIGNDTNTYGYWFSYGDDGDGGESKVVWPVELGNEYSATAMDPVVEHCHGICGTAALAKGSLTYNPFVGIGFNVVGEGASGDPVPGDASAWGGLCITYTSAAAPTLELGLGDVDATIGYANPAASLAKAASAAATKSIPWSGFAQPSWYKGATKMSGTDAAAQLVAVKFKIQAAAGNYDFNICAIGPYAGGTCPATCPTGAIHSVRAASSAKATLSGRTLSFSGVKSNATAEVMNLQGQVVAKGDASSSMNLAALDAGVYMVRVAGKSVNFSNKIVLK, encoded by the coding sequence ATGAATAAGAAACTCACAATTGCTTCGGCAATTCTCGCTGCCTCTGCTGCTTTTGCATTTGACACCTGGCTGGGCGATGCTCCGCAGGTTGAAACTGGCATTGGTAACGACACGAACACCTACGGTTACTGGTTCAGCTACGGCGACGACGGTGACGGTGGTGAATCTAAGGTTGTTTGGCCGGTTGAACTCGGTAACGAATACTCTGCTACCGCTATGGACCCGGTTGTTGAACATTGCCACGGTATCTGCGGTACTGCAGCTCTTGCCAAGGGTTCCTTGACTTATAACCCGTTCGTCGGTATCGGCTTCAACGTCGTCGGCGAAGGCGCTTCTGGTGATCCGGTGCCGGGTGACGCTTCTGCTTGGGGTGGCCTCTGCATTACTTATACTTCCGCTGCTGCTCCGACTCTTGAACTCGGTCTCGGCGACGTTGACGCAACCATCGGTTACGCAAACCCGGCTGCTTCCCTCGCTAAGGCTGCTTCTGCTGCTGCAACGAAGTCCATTCCGTGGTCTGGCTTTGCTCAGCCGTCTTGGTACAAGGGTGCCACAAAGATGAGCGGTACTGACGCTGCTGCACAGCTCGTTGCTGTTAAGTTCAAGATCCAGGCTGCTGCTGGTAACTATGACTTCAACATCTGCGCTATCGGTCCGTACGCTGGTGGCACCTGCCCGGCTACTTGCCCCACTGGTGCTATTCACTCTGTCCGTGCAGCTTCCTCTGCTAAGGCTACCCTCTCTGGCCGTACCCTCAGCTTCTCTGGTGTTAAGTCCAACGCTACTGCAGAAGTCATGAACCTCCAGGGTCAGGTTGTTGCTAAGGGCGACGCTTCCTCCTCCATGAACCTCGCTGCTCTCGATGCAGGCGTCTACATGGTTCGCGTTGCTGGCAAGTCCGTCAACTTCTCCAACAAGATCGTGTTGAAGTAA
- a CDS encoding cellulase family glycosylhydrolase yields the protein MKLTKLLTSILAGAAISAFAADASTATPKKVGPVSYYGALHTSGSKIIGAKNNQQVMLRGVSLFWSDATGLSYYNPTVISWVVDNLKIDVFRYAMGIEYYDSNGGTKNKLDDQVSYTKSPEGQLSTIDRMIQAAIENDVYIVIDWHSHRAHLETPIAKDFFAKISQKYKDVPNIIYEIYNEPVSGSGGDWGAIKNYANSVVPAIRTNTQNLIIVGTPNWSQHPEQGARDPIQSTNIAYVLHFYASSHSKGSYGGYVSSALSAGYPVFISEWGTTNADGDGEPNSSATNEWTQFMDQNMIPNCNWSLRQQTSDVDQKSEKSAIFAGDKSLITAAALDAATFTSSGNIIKSYLTKNARSWADSLVKGKSGSCSFKATTAKQTDGKISGVLKSGCTYTSSNEKVASASGSDIVVGDYGFAILTGNDGSQSIVTVKQVAGQTITNLSDITCNFSGSCTAASKNGMSRDFDGDGTKDYLLTMDDKTNEGSKFTLTSLDPTTVSVSKNKCTNANCSNSQKNQQVWMLHFHKYGTAKVVASAPAITGFRAMQDTFEITYKKGSYNMNNKFKDQTIALGGTTTEGFPDALLGNAVTYTFNGLPTTPYLTKVGNAFVGGAQNAIFAITAHIAETADYEEFERTVTVIVGDAGTAVNLADWIAYTNKATDAIKPANKIVNSFNARMNGSMLQFTTKNTGLVKVDIYDALGASVKQMSEVYGKGSHAIDLKGLPNGSYTLVVRQGSSKASIRWVNK from the coding sequence ATGAAATTGACAAAGCTTCTGACAAGCATCTTGGCAGGCGCGGCAATATCCGCCTTTGCAGCCGATGCATCGACAGCAACCCCCAAGAAAGTTGGGCCGGTGTCTTATTATGGCGCACTCCACACTAGCGGCAGTAAGATCATTGGCGCCAAGAACAACCAGCAGGTCATGCTCCGCGGTGTGAGCCTTTTCTGGTCCGACGCAACGGGTCTTTCTTACTATAACCCGACCGTCATTTCATGGGTTGTAGACAATCTCAAGATTGACGTGTTCCGTTACGCCATGGGTATCGAATACTATGACTCCAATGGCGGCACCAAGAACAAGCTGGACGATCAGGTTTCTTATACGAAGTCCCCGGAAGGCCAGCTCTCCACCATCGACAGAATGATCCAGGCTGCTATCGAAAACGACGTCTATATCGTCATCGACTGGCATAGCCACAGAGCTCACCTCGAAACACCCATCGCCAAGGATTTCTTCGCCAAGATTTCCCAGAAATACAAAGATGTCCCGAACATCATCTACGAAATCTACAACGAACCGGTCAGCGGTAGCGGTGGCGACTGGGGTGCCATCAAGAACTACGCCAACTCCGTTGTCCCAGCCATCCGTACCAACACGCAGAACTTGATCATCGTCGGTACGCCGAACTGGTCCCAGCATCCGGAACAGGGCGCAAGAGACCCGATCCAATCCACGAACATTGCTTACGTTTTGCACTTCTACGCCTCCAGCCACTCCAAGGGTAGCTACGGCGGTTACGTCTCTAGCGCACTCAGCGCCGGTTATCCGGTGTTCATCTCTGAATGGGGTACCACGAACGCTGACGGTGACGGCGAACCGAACTCCAGCGCCACGAACGAATGGACTCAGTTCATGGACCAGAACATGATTCCGAACTGCAACTGGAGCTTGCGTCAGCAGACTTCCGATGTGGACCAGAAGAGTGAAAAGTCCGCCATCTTCGCTGGCGACAAGTCCCTCATCACGGCCGCAGCCCTCGATGCAGCAACTTTCACCTCCTCGGGTAATATCATCAAGAGCTACCTCACCAAGAACGCACGTTCCTGGGCAGACTCCCTCGTCAAGGGCAAGAGCGGCAGCTGCTCCTTCAAGGCTACAACAGCCAAGCAGACTGACGGCAAGATTTCTGGAGTCCTCAAGTCCGGTTGTACTTACACCTCCAGCAACGAAAAGGTTGCTTCCGCTTCTGGCAGCGACATCGTCGTGGGCGACTATGGTTTCGCCATCCTCACTGGTAATGACGGTTCTCAGTCTATCGTGACGGTCAAGCAAGTTGCAGGCCAGACCATCACGAACCTCTCTGATATCACTTGCAATTTCTCCGGTAGCTGCACGGCCGCCTCCAAGAACGGCATGTCTCGCGACTTTGACGGTGACGGTACCAAGGACTACCTCCTCACCATGGACGACAAGACCAATGAAGGCTCCAAGTTCACCCTCACGTCTCTCGACCCGACAACCGTTTCTGTAAGCAAGAACAAGTGCACTAACGCCAACTGCTCCAACTCTCAGAAGAATCAGCAAGTTTGGATGTTGCACTTCCACAAGTACGGCACAGCTAAGGTCGTTGCATCTGCTCCGGCAATTACAGGCTTCCGCGCCATGCAGGACACCTTCGAAATCACTTACAAGAAGGGTTCCTACAACATGAACAACAAGTTCAAGGATCAGACCATCGCTCTTGGCGGAACCACTACTGAAGGATTCCCGGATGCATTGCTCGGCAACGCCGTTACTTACACGTTCAACGGCCTGCCCACCACGCCTTACTTGACCAAGGTCGGCAACGCCTTCGTCGGTGGCGCCCAGAACGCAATCTTCGCTATTACGGCCCACATTGCTGAAACTGCCGACTACGAAGAATTCGAAAGAACTGTAACGGTTATCGTTGGCGACGCAGGCACGGCAGTCAACTTGGCCGATTGGATCGCATACACCAACAAGGCCACCGACGCCATCAAGCCGGCTAACAAGATTGTAAACAGCTTCAACGCCCGCATGAACGGTTCGATGCTCCAGTTCACGACCAAGAACACTGGTCTCGTGAAGGTGGACATCTATGACGCTCTCGGCGCAAGCGTGAAGCAGATGTCCGAAGTCTACGGCAAGGGCAGCCACGCTATCGACCTCAAGGGTCTCCCGAACGGCTCCTACACGCTCGTTGTCCGCCAGGGCAGCAGCAAGGCTTCCATCCGCTGGGTGAACAAGTAA
- a CDS encoding DUF4832 domain-containing protein, protein MTTFFSRFSFGWGFTLATLSLAFLQSPAFASGLVKQGIDSTDYMITLANYDRGFYTPQVLHIKPSGGKPIEKPYSQLLHLRAEISEFSSRAWLGIDTTGGKKDTTWGKSQDLTEDALNVLQQTFDNIRANKGFVIVRICYDPWYNGRSNVTPEHKWVLRHVEQLAPVLSKNTDVIVALEMGMHGAYGEMHSDTSITYDRVAEATNLMLRSTPPELKILTRTGNYSAKVLGFDNWGVDFHIDGEKFAEIAKAKGDTMYRVGMFNDGYLGTQYDYGTWGADCKTSICREEGVAWLEKYGINTPYGGEALTTANGYQVINTPEFLAYEGFRTHTSYLNIQWNNNLINSWKKTLFKQKDFDYDPAHVDSLTGFKYINDHLGYRFVLRESWLSDTVGSDHMLHAKFRVQNVGFGNLTWMAPVKLAILEDLEGSDLDMCPDMDYVDLPDVDFRDVHSRTISVAGGDTVMTFDGNNEIEVSVKLGKLRYRNYQVYLKVGDIQFANDKPSGKGTCGQEQPAAYLGKFYFNENVQSIAPRIRRSSVQKTETPYVLRTRNHVIIRNGERSYKPNGSKQ, encoded by the coding sequence ATGACAACATTTTTTTCACGTTTTTCTTTTGGATGGGGCTTTACGTTGGCGACTTTGTCGCTTGCTTTTTTGCAATCTCCTGCTTTTGCATCGGGGCTTGTGAAACAGGGTATAGACTCCACCGACTACATGATTACTCTTGCAAATTACGACCGCGGTTTTTATACGCCTCAGGTGTTGCATATAAAGCCCTCGGGAGGTAAGCCGATTGAAAAGCCGTACAGCCAGCTCTTGCACTTGCGTGCCGAAATTTCGGAATTCAGTAGCCGTGCCTGGCTCGGAATTGATACGACGGGTGGCAAGAAGGATACGACTTGGGGAAAGAGCCAAGATTTGACCGAAGACGCGCTGAACGTGTTGCAGCAGACATTTGACAATATCCGCGCGAACAAGGGCTTTGTAATTGTGCGCATTTGTTATGACCCGTGGTACAATGGCCGCAGCAATGTGACTCCGGAACACAAGTGGGTGTTACGCCATGTGGAGCAGCTCGCCCCTGTGCTTTCAAAGAATACCGATGTGATTGTCGCACTTGAAATGGGCATGCACGGCGCCTATGGCGAAATGCATTCCGACACGAGCATCACGTATGACCGCGTTGCCGAAGCGACGAACTTGATGCTTCGCAGCACACCTCCCGAACTCAAGATTTTAACGCGAACGGGAAATTATTCAGCGAAAGTGCTCGGGTTTGACAATTGGGGAGTGGACTTCCATATCGACGGTGAAAAGTTTGCAGAAATCGCAAAGGCCAAGGGCGATACGATGTACCGCGTGGGAATGTTCAATGACGGCTACTTGGGAACGCAATACGATTACGGCACTTGGGGTGCGGATTGCAAAACGTCCATTTGCCGTGAAGAAGGCGTTGCCTGGCTCGAAAAGTACGGCATCAACACGCCTTACGGCGGCGAAGCTCTCACGACGGCGAACGGCTACCAGGTCATCAATACGCCGGAATTCCTCGCGTACGAGGGCTTCCGCACGCACACGAGCTATTTGAATATCCAGTGGAACAACAACCTGATTAATAGCTGGAAAAAGACGCTGTTCAAGCAGAAAGATTTTGATTATGATCCGGCGCATGTCGATTCGCTGACGGGCTTCAAGTACATCAATGACCACTTGGGCTACCGCTTTGTGCTGCGAGAATCGTGGTTAAGCGATACGGTGGGCTCTGACCATATGCTCCATGCAAAATTCCGCGTGCAGAATGTGGGCTTTGGCAACCTCACTTGGATGGCTCCGGTAAAACTTGCCATTTTGGAAGACCTGGAAGGAAGCGATTTGGATATGTGCCCTGACATGGATTATGTGGACTTGCCCGATGTTGATTTTAGAGATGTCCATAGCCGCACCATCTCGGTCGCAGGCGGAGATACCGTAATGACATTTGACGGAAACAACGAAATTGAGGTTTCCGTTAAACTAGGCAAACTTCGTTATCGTAATTATCAGGTGTATTTGAAGGTAGGCGACATTCAGTTTGCCAATGATAAGCCTAGTGGAAAGGGAACTTGTGGCCAGGAACAGCCTGCCGCTTATTTAGGCAAGTTCTATTTTAATGAGAATGTTCAGTCCATTGCGCCGCGCATTCGTCGCAGCTCTGTGCAAAAGACCGAAACGCCCTACGTTCTGCGTACACGTAATCACGTGATTATCCGTAACGGAGAACGCTCATACAAGCCAAACGGCTCGAAACAGTAG
- a CDS encoding ABC transporter ATP-binding protein produces MQSDKPIVFSAKRISKDFGAGKSLKTAVKDVSFDIYDEEFISIVGGSGCGKSVLAKIMLGLYQPTRGQFLYRDKPIKNLKNHWNEVQSVFQDPFGCFNQFFTIRSQLEDALNILKDKPSKEEVRRRVDEGLKAVNVAPADIEGKYPFELSGGQMQRMLLARIFALRPKVLIADEATSMVDACVRANILDYLRKLKDELKMTVVFVTHDIGLANYVSDRIFIMHDGKIVNQGTPAEVLDNTNEPHTLRLLDDIPEVHKTEWIKNSHRSKK; encoded by the coding sequence ATGCAAAGTGATAAGCCCATTGTTTTTTCTGCCAAGCGCATCAGCAAGGATTTCGGTGCCGGCAAGAGCTTGAAGACTGCTGTTAAGGACGTTTCCTTTGACATCTACGACGAAGAATTCATCTCCATCGTGGGTGGTTCCGGTTGCGGTAAGTCCGTGCTTGCAAAGATCATGCTCGGTCTCTACCAGCCGACTCGCGGTCAGTTCCTCTATCGCGACAAGCCGATCAAGAACTTGAAGAACCACTGGAACGAAGTCCAGTCCGTTTTCCAGGACCCGTTCGGCTGCTTCAACCAGTTCTTTACGATCCGTAGCCAGCTCGAAGACGCTCTCAACATCTTGAAGGATAAGCCCTCCAAGGAAGAAGTCCGTCGCCGCGTTGACGAAGGTCTCAAGGCTGTGAACGTTGCTCCGGCAGATATCGAAGGCAAGTATCCGTTCGAACTTTCCGGTGGTCAGATGCAGCGTATGCTTCTCGCCCGTATCTTCGCGCTCCGTCCGAAGGTCCTCATTGCTGACGAAGCTACCTCCATGGTGGACGCCTGTGTGCGTGCAAACATCCTCGATTACCTCCGCAAGTTGAAAGACGAGCTGAAGATGACCGTGGTGTTCGTGACCCACGATATCGGTCTTGCAAACTACGTTTCTGACCGTATCTTCATCATGCACGACGGTAAGATCGTGAACCAGGGTACTCCTGCTGAAGTGCTCGACAACACGAACGAACCGCATACGCTCCGCTTGCTCGATGACATTCCGGAAGTCCACAAGACTGAATGGATCAAGAATAGCCATCGCAGCAAAAAGTAA
- a CDS encoding ABC transporter ATP-binding protein: protein MSENVFEVDHLGLYYLGRFGDKTHAVTDVSFSMKQGEILGIAGESGCGKSTLVSGLMGMCIPPLYPETGDVRVKNGDKMESLMNRSVEDVRANVLAQQVSMIPQGAFNALNPVRKIKDIAADVLRAHARPGERPDAKQIYDRVYAHFDRIGMDTKRVLNSFPINLTAGERQRCVIAISTILLPKMVIADEPTSALDVSTQKEVIKMIFDLLDKGIFQSMIFITHELPLLYHVADNIAIMYAGEIVEKGTAEQVVKDPRHPYTQALMGAMLSTEASQRGRHPVAIEGAPPSLKNKIVGCRFAPRCSKACPDCKKNTQNLRIVGDRDVRCDYAK from the coding sequence ATGTCTGAAAATGTTTTTGAAGTTGACCACTTGGGTCTTTATTACCTCGGCCGTTTTGGAGACAAGACTCACGCTGTTACAGACGTGTCCTTCTCCATGAAGCAGGGGGAAATTCTCGGTATCGCCGGTGAATCTGGTTGCGGTAAGTCTACGCTCGTTTCTGGCCTTATGGGCATGTGCATTCCGCCGCTTTACCCGGAAACGGGTGACGTTCGCGTCAAGAACGGTGACAAGATGGAATCCCTCATGAACCGCAGCGTCGAAGATGTTCGTGCGAATGTCCTCGCCCAGCAGGTTTCCATGATTCCGCAGGGTGCATTCAACGCATTGAACCCGGTTCGCAAGATTAAGGATATCGCAGCCGACGTGCTCAGAGCTCACGCAAGACCGGGCGAAAGACCGGACGCTAAGCAGATCTACGATCGCGTCTATGCTCATTTCGACCGTATCGGCATGGACACCAAGCGCGTGCTCAACTCCTTCCCGATCAACCTCACTGCAGGTGAACGCCAGCGTTGCGTGATTGCAATCTCTACGATTCTTCTCCCGAAGATGGTGATTGCTGACGAACCGACTTCTGCTTTGGACGTTTCCACGCAGAAGGAAGTGATCAAGATGATCTTCGACTTGCTCGACAAGGGCATCTTCCAATCGATGATCTTCATTACCCACGAACTTCCGCTCCTCTACCACGTGGCTGACAACATCGCCATCATGTACGCAGGCGAAATCGTGGAAAAGGGTACTGCAGAACAGGTCGTCAAGGATCCGCGTCATCCGTATACGCAGGCCTTGATGGGCGCTATGCTCAGTACCGAGGCAAGCCAGCGTGGCCGCCATCCGGTGGCTATCGAAGGTGCTCCTCCTAGCCTCAAGAACAAGATTGTGGGCTGCCGCTTCGCTCCGCGTTGCAGCAAGGCATGCCCGGACTGCAAGAAGAATACCCAGAATCTCCGCATTGTCGGCGATCGTGACGTGAGGTGCGATTATGCAAAGTGA
- a CDS encoding ABC transporter permease, giving the protein MGKLLRNLLKSPMFVIGVSIFVLTLLIAIFGPLFYNVDTHARDIVAGPYAGSSSAHWLGTDHLGRDYVSLLIAGLRSSLYVGFVAGIIATTIGVLIGLFGGFRGGWVDEVLNMLTNIFIVIPQFVILVLISSAVKDGRSLTLIGLIIGLTAWSWSARAVRAQASSLRSRDHIALARLNGASTLTIVIKHVLPYLLSYVFMVFIMQVSSGILSEASISMIGLGPVDSTSLGIILNQAKDNGALSDSIWIAFIPATIVVTLTVFALYLINTSMEGVFNPRLRK; this is encoded by the coding sequence ATGGGTAAGCTTTTAAGAAACCTTCTCAAGTCCCCGATGTTCGTGATTGGCGTGTCCATCTTTGTGCTCACGCTCCTCATCGCCATCTTTGGACCTCTTTTCTACAACGTAGACACTCACGCTCGTGACATCGTCGCTGGCCCGTATGCAGGCTCTAGCTCTGCCCACTGGCTTGGCACCGACCACCTCGGCCGTGACTACGTGTCTCTCTTGATTGCCGGTCTCCGCAGCTCTCTCTACGTGGGCTTCGTTGCTGGTATCATTGCTACGACTATCGGTGTGCTTATCGGTCTGTTCGGCGGTTTCCGCGGTGGCTGGGTTGATGAAGTATTGAACATGCTCACCAACATCTTCATCGTTATCCCGCAGTTCGTGATTCTCGTTCTTATCAGCTCTGCTGTTAAGGATGGCCGTTCCCTCACCTTGATTGGTCTCATCATCGGTCTTACCGCTTGGAGCTGGTCTGCCCGTGCCGTTCGTGCCCAGGCATCTTCTCTCCGTAGCCGCGACCACATCGCCCTTGCCCGCCTCAACGGTGCATCGACTTTGACGATTGTGATCAAGCATGTGCTTCCGTACTTGCTCTCGTACGTGTTCATGGTGTTCATCATGCAGGTGTCTTCCGGTATTCTTTCCGAAGCTTCCATCTCCATGATCGGTCTTGGCCCTGTAGATTCCACCAGCCTCGGTATCATCTTGAACCAGGCTAAGGACAACGGTGCTCTCTCCGACTCCATCTGGATTGCATTCATCCCGGCAACGATCGTCGTTACCCTCACGGTGTTTGCTCTGTACTTGATTAACACTTCTATGGAAGGCGTCTTCAACCCGCGTCTGCGCAAGTAA
- a CDS encoding ABC transporter permease, whose amino-acid sequence MLRYVLQKAFWYLLTFVCAVALNFALPRLGDNNPVDIIMGQAGKGLSPTEAQKKKAELLVSFGMAEVDENGNVIYEPETDANGNVIMQKVPKLDANGQPVVNVVKVVDEAGNPVMVERQKLDEAGNPVFVEKSPAAEKGKKGKKAKKAKKIKAKKGKAAKAAPAVEKVPVMETVQAERIDTVMVDQPVMKTDPKLASAVSQFFSYIGKVFHGDLGLSYQNNEPVTNVIKKSLPWTLAIQAPTILLGWIVGNLLGAFAAYKRGIFDKVFFPCAMFLNGVPFFVFGMLLVALFSITLGWFPAMGAYSPDIPELTFSWSCIKSVSWYYVLPFFSVFPILLSGQATGMRSMSIYELGTDYMKYAKWLGLREGKIISYVFRNAMLPQLTGLAQSLGAMVGGALITEMIFSYPGLGMAMLNAIQKNDYATIQGCTLMISTCVLVANFAVDVLIAVFDPRVKAGLQMGGK is encoded by the coding sequence CATGGGTCAAGCCGGTAAGGGCCTTTCTCCGACTGAAGCTCAGAAGAAAAAGGCAGAACTCCTCGTCTCCTTCGGTATGGCCGAAGTGGACGAAAATGGTAACGTTATTTATGAACCTGAAACTGATGCTAACGGCAACGTTATCATGCAGAAGGTTCCGAAGCTCGATGCAAACGGCCAGCCGGTCGTGAACGTCGTGAAGGTCGTTGACGAAGCCGGCAATCCGGTGATGGTCGAACGCCAGAAGCTCGACGAAGCTGGCAATCCGGTCTTTGTTGAAAAGTCTCCTGCCGCAGAAAAAGGCAAGAAGGGCAAGAAAGCTAAGAAGGCTAAGAAAATCAAGGCCAAGAAGGGCAAGGCCGCCAAGGCTGCTCCGGCTGTCGAAAAGGTTCCGGTCATGGAAACTGTTCAGGCCGAACGCATCGATACCGTCATGGTCGATCAGCCGGTCATGAAGACTGATCCGAAGCTTGCTTCTGCAGTTTCTCAGTTCTTTAGCTACATTGGCAAGGTGTTCCACGGCGACCTCGGTCTCTCTTACCAAAACAATGAACCGGTGACGAACGTTATTAAGAAGTCCCTCCCGTGGACGCTCGCTATCCAGGCTCCGACGATTCTTCTCGGCTGGATTGTGGGTAACCTTCTTGGTGCCTTCGCTGCTTACAAGCGCGGCATTTTTGACAAGGTATTCTTCCCGTGCGCCATGTTCTTAAACGGTGTGCCGTTCTTCGTGTTCGGTATGCTCTTGGTGGCCCTCTTCTCCATCACGCTCGGCTGGTTCCCGGCTATGGGCGCTTACAGCCCGGACATTCCGGAACTCACGTTCAGCTGGTCCTGCATCAAGAGCGTCAGCTGGTACTACGTGCTCCCGTTCTTCTCTGTGTTCCCGATTCTTCTCTCTGGTCAGGCAACGGGTATGCGTTCCATGTCCATTTACGAACTTGGTACAGACTACATGAAGTATGCTAAGTGGCTCGGCCTCCGCGAAGGCAAGATTATTAGCTATGTGTTCCGCAACGCTATGCTCCCGCAGCTCACTGGTCTTGCCCAGAGCCTCGGTGCCATGGTGGGTGGCGCTCTCATTACCGAAATGATCTTCTCTTATCCGGGTCTCGGTATGGCAATGCTCAATGCCATTCAGAAGAACGACTACGCAACGATCCAGGGTTGCACCTTGATGATTTCGACTTGCGTTCTCGTTGCAAACTTTGCAGTTGACGTTTTGATCGCTGTCTTTGACCCGCGTGTCAAGGCCGGTCTCCAGATGGGAGGTAAGTAA